A single window of Meiothermus sp. DNA harbors:
- a CDS encoding S8 family serine peptidase: MPTPSNSLPSEVVMEGLEASLPLRVGSNMAWRIDPLSSWLTASPQSGVGPAVVQLKADFGGEVASQSEYSASLQINGDLEATLAVRLPLVRVVGVVAEGGQASSANLVQMSASGLRSELPGKASTKPSEILVKYRRDLRSVALPQASRVLSHDPISRLTKLQSANPQALLQRLRLDPNVEWAEINGTVQAQGEPTDQFYPRQWYLRNTGARFTYLQTYSNPITVAVVDTGVRYDHPDLAGRLWLPGEGAYDFVGDAVPPADPDQPYDPCGDPAPGSPGDPDPTDPCDLLSRTTGSHGTHVTGIITANSGAFTPACPICTDSGIVGMAYNAPIKVLPLRVLDSSGNGTFEDVALAVRYAAGIPVQKAGQTLQNPQPAQVINLSLGSTSYSNLMCEAVADAVAQGVLVVAAAGNFQSRMPGAMVYPAACPGAISVAATDRNNQVAYYSQQNSEVDIAAPGGNTSQTDGGILSTTWNYDTNSPNYTFYMGTSQATPQVAAALAMVLSAGKASDAAQAWALIRSNLTDLGPLGRDDAFGYGLLNLPSAFAWTLPKGDFLVSFQGPSSRRIPLLSGLFETYLVPGRYTMTVCRDDSGNSLCDLGEPRLERELQVSGRNTLDLGTLRVGP; encoded by the coding sequence ATGCCTACGCCGTCCAACTCCCTACCTAGTGAAGTGGTGATGGAGGGTCTCGAGGCCAGCCTACCGCTGCGGGTGGGCTCTAATATGGCCTGGCGGATTGACCCCCTTAGCAGTTGGCTCACCGCCAGCCCGCAGAGTGGGGTAGGCCCTGCGGTGGTGCAACTCAAAGCCGACTTCGGGGGTGAAGTGGCCAGCCAGTCAGAGTACAGTGCCAGTCTGCAAATCAACGGTGACCTCGAGGCTACCTTAGCAGTGCGATTGCCCCTGGTACGGGTGGTGGGGGTTGTGGCCGAGGGTGGGCAGGCTTCCAGCGCAAACCTGGTTCAGATGAGCGCCTCGGGGCTGCGTTCCGAGCTTCCCGGCAAAGCCAGCACAAAGCCCAGCGAAATTCTGGTCAAGTATCGGCGTGACCTGCGCAGCGTGGCCTTGCCCCAGGCAAGCCGGGTGCTGTCCCACGACCCGATCAGCCGCCTGACCAAGCTGCAGTCCGCCAACCCCCAGGCCCTGCTTCAGCGTCTGCGCCTCGACCCCAACGTGGAGTGGGCCGAGATCAACGGAACGGTACAGGCCCAAGGCGAACCCACCGACCAGTTCTACCCCCGACAATGGTATCTGCGCAACACGGGGGCCCGCTTTACCTACCTGCAAACCTACAGCAACCCCATCACCGTGGCGGTGGTGGACACCGGGGTACGCTACGACCACCCCGACCTGGCCGGGCGGCTTTGGCTACCGGGCGAGGGTGCCTACGACTTTGTGGGCGACGCTGTACCCCCAGCCGACCCCGACCAGCCCTACGACCCCTGCGGCGACCCGGCCCCCGGAAGCCCCGGCGACCCCGACCCCACCGACCCCTGCGACCTGCTCTCTCGCACCACCGGCAGCCACGGTACCCATGTAACCGGCATCATTACCGCTAACAGTGGAGCCTTTACGCCCGCCTGCCCCATCTGTACCGATTCGGGCATTGTTGGGATGGCTTACAACGCCCCCATCAAGGTATTGCCCTTGCGGGTGCTGGACTCCTCGGGCAACGGCACCTTCGAGGATGTGGCCCTGGCGGTTCGCTATGCTGCCGGCATTCCGGTGCAAAAGGCTGGCCAGACCCTGCAAAACCCCCAGCCTGCTCAAGTCATTAATCTTTCATTGGGCTCGACCAGCTATTCGAACCTGATGTGCGAAGCGGTTGCCGATGCGGTGGCCCAGGGGGTGCTGGTGGTGGCAGCTGCGGGCAATTTCCAGAGCCGTATGCCTGGTGCAATGGTCTACCCGGCAGCCTGCCCCGGAGCCATCTCGGTAGCCGCTACCGACCGAAATAACCAGGTAGCTTATTACAGTCAACAAAACAGCGAGGTGGACATTGCAGCTCCTGGGGGCAACACTTCGCAAACCGATGGTGGGATTCTTTCGACTACCTGGAACTACGATACCAACTCGCCCAACTACACCTTTTACATGGGCACTTCGCAGGCCACTCCCCAGGTAGCGGCAGCGCTGGCCATGGTGCTATCCGCGGGCAAAGCCTCCGATGCGGCCCAGGCCTGGGCTCTTATTCGATCCAATCTTACCGACCTGGGGCCCCTAGGCCGTGACGATGCCTTTGGCTATGGTCTGCTCAATCTGCCCAGTGCCTTTGCCTGGACATTGCCCAAAGGCGATTTCCTGGTGAGCTTCCAGGGCCCGAGTTCAAGGCGAATACCCCTATTGAGCGGGCTTTTTGAGACCTACCTGGTGCCTGGCCGCTACACCATGACGGTCTGCCGCGACGACTCGGGTAACAGCCTTTGTGACCTTGGAGAGCCTAGGCTCGAGCGAGAACTGCAGGTAAGTGGCCGAAACACCCTCGACCTGGGCACCCTGCGGGTAGGGCCTTAG
- a CDS encoding VWA domain-containing protein, which yields MLFGLRGAIIILLLLAFWGPGIPVQPMRTVVLLDQSPSAREAVWKVAPALNLPGAQYVAFASGATQVANPTARRLDLGEGTRLQEALRKARELRPDRIVLVSDGLFQDQAEPIGVPIYSFYQPPSPNLSLSLLAPALPAKGETIEVRAVLEATASVRAKLTLDGPAGRLERELQLAPGRRSMGYRFRLDGPASLTARVESALGVEQTRLELSPADTSRVWVLGDAALARYLKAQGFAVEERKEITLPIRAEVVALGVGARDLSAAELDALQSFLQQGGSLLWTATPRGLFFGGWERSSLAESLPLEPVEEPGGVGIVLVLDVSGSMLEADKLGLAVVGSLELIRSARPQDYIGVVVFSDRPRWLFRPRPMTEQGRKEAESLLLSTSAGGGTRISRAYLEALDALENVPTDSKQVIALTDGLAADVTPSLYDAARDASPKIKTSTVAIGADADRQFLRELAQAGGGTFWDVPSPQDLPRFFLEEAQRAFKREALEGSFPVSVRPHPITRNANPPALSVILPAKTKPWAQTLLSSGEGTVLAVGESGRGRVAALATDLSRSWQGWAGVSALVAEVVRWLSQTPARPRVQAIREPDALRVLLEGQFERPSVRAGGLEQSLAPTGPLRYEARLPRDTVGQAVILENEQPRLRLELPALPEWRLEDGRENLRRLSEASGGRLLGDTAELQKLKGRKALPLQWPLTALAMALFLLERYLERRQFQRMIQGSP from the coding sequence GTGCTGTTCGGATTGAGGGGTGCCATTATTATCCTCCTGCTGCTGGCCTTCTGGGGGCCCGGTATTCCTGTACAGCCGATGCGAACGGTGGTCTTGCTCGACCAGAGCCCTTCGGCACGAGAGGCCGTCTGGAAGGTTGCACCGGCGCTGAACCTGCCCGGTGCGCAGTATGTGGCCTTTGCCAGTGGCGCTACTCAGGTAGCGAACCCCACGGCCCGCCGCCTCGACCTAGGCGAGGGCACCCGGCTGCAAGAGGCCCTTCGAAAGGCCCGGGAACTGCGGCCCGACCGGATAGTGTTGGTCTCGGATGGGTTGTTTCAGGATCAGGCCGAACCCATCGGGGTTCCCATCTACAGCTTCTACCAGCCCCCCAGCCCCAACCTTTCGTTATCGCTGCTGGCCCCGGCGCTGCCCGCCAAGGGCGAGACCATCGAGGTACGGGCGGTACTGGAGGCCACGGCCAGCGTCAGGGCTAAGCTGACCCTGGATGGCCCGGCGGGGCGGCTCGAGCGCGAATTGCAGCTAGCGCCAGGGCGCCGCAGCATGGGGTATCGCTTCCGCCTGGACGGGCCTGCTTCCCTGACGGCGCGGGTGGAGAGTGCTTTGGGGGTGGAGCAGACCCGCCTCGAGCTGAGCCCTGCCGATACCAGCCGGGTCTGGGTCTTGGGAGATGCAGCCCTGGCCCGCTACCTCAAGGCCCAGGGTTTTGCAGTGGAGGAGCGCAAAGAGATTACCCTGCCCATCCGCGCCGAGGTGGTGGCCCTGGGGGTGGGGGCGCGGGACTTGTCGGCGGCCGAACTGGACGCACTGCAAAGCTTTTTGCAGCAGGGCGGCAGCCTCTTGTGGACGGCCACCCCCAGGGGGCTGTTTTTTGGCGGTTGGGAGCGCAGCAGCCTGGCCGAGAGCCTGCCGCTAGAGCCGGTGGAAGAGCCGGGCGGGGTGGGGATTGTGCTGGTGCTGGATGTTTCGGGCAGCATGCTCGAGGCTGACAAGCTGGGCCTGGCGGTGGTGGGTTCGCTCGAGCTTATCCGCTCGGCCCGGCCACAGGACTATATCGGGGTGGTGGTCTTCTCCGACCGCCCCCGTTGGCTCTTTCGCCCGCGCCCCATGACCGAACAGGGCCGCAAGGAGGCCGAAAGCCTGCTGCTTTCTACCTCGGCCGGAGGTGGAACCCGTATCAGCCGGGCCTACCTCGAGGCCCTGGATGCCCTGGAAAATGTACCCACCGACTCCAAACAGGTGATAGCCCTAACCGACGGCCTAGCGGCCGATGTCACCCCGAGCTTGTACGATGCGGCCCGCGACGCCAGCCCAAAAATCAAGACCAGCACGGTGGCCATCGGAGCCGATGCCGACCGCCAGTTCCTGCGCGAGCTGGCCCAGGCGGGCGGGGGCACCTTCTGGGACGTGCCCAGCCCCCAGGACTTGCCCCGATTTTTCCTCGAAGAAGCCCAGCGAGCCTTCAAGCGAGAGGCTCTCGAGGGCAGCTTTCCGGTCTCGGTGCGTCCCCATCCCATCACCCGCAACGCCAACCCTCCGGCCCTCTCGGTCATCCTTCCGGCCAAAACCAAACCCTGGGCCCAGACCCTGCTCAGCTCGGGTGAGGGCACCGTGCTGGCGGTAGGGGAGAGCGGGCGGGGCCGGGTGGCCGCCTTGGCCACCGATCTCTCGCGCTCCTGGCAGGGCTGGGCAGGCGTCTCTGCGCTCGTGGCCGAGGTGGTGCGCTGGCTTTCGCAGACCCCGGCAAGGCCCCGGGTACAGGCCATCCGCGAACCCGACGCGCTGCGGGTGCTACTGGAGGGTCAGTTCGAGCGGCCCAGTGTGCGGGCCGGGGGTCTGGAACAAAGCCTGGCCCCCACCGGGCCCCTGCGCTACGAGGCCCGGCTGCCCAGGGACACAGTGGGCCAGGCGGTGATTCTTGAAAATGAACAGCCGCGGCTCCGGCTGGAGCTGCCCGCCTTGCCCGAGTGGCGTCTTGAAGACGGTCGGGAAAACCTGCGCAGGCTGTCGGAGGCCAGCGGGGGCCGCCTTTTGGGCGATACTGCCGAGCTGCAAAAGCTAAAGGGCCGCAAAGCCCTCCCTCTCCAGTGGCCGCTCACCGCGCTGGCGATGGCGTTGTTTCTACTGGAGCGATACCTCGAGCGAAGACAATTTCAGCGCATGATTCAGGGCTCACCCTAG
- a CDS encoding hotdog fold thioesterase, translating into MSKIDPTRLQRETLVRTLGIHILEASPQKVVAEMEVTPKLHQPFGYLHGGASVALAETVASIGAYLAAPEGYTSFGMEINANHLRSVQSGKVTATATPLHAGRTTAVWGIEIRDEQGRLVCISRCTLAITPER; encoded by the coding sequence ATGAGCAAGATAGACCCCACCCGGCTACAGCGCGAAACCTTGGTCAGAACCCTAGGCATCCACATTCTGGAGGCATCGCCGCAGAAAGTGGTGGCCGAAATGGAAGTAACCCCCAAGCTACACCAGCCCTTTGGCTATCTGCACGGTGGGGCCTCGGTAGCGCTGGCCGAGACCGTGGCCAGCATTGGGGCCTATCTGGCGGCGCCCGAGGGCTATACCAGCTTTGGCATGGAAATTAATGCCAACCACCTCCGCTCGGTGCAGTCGGGCAAGGTGACGGCCACCGCTACCCCCTTGCACGCCGGACGCACCACCGCCGTATGGGGCATCGAGATCCGCGACGAGCAAGGACGGCTGGTGTGTATCTCGCGCTGCACCCTGGCCATTACTCCCGAGCGTTGA
- the aroF gene encoding 3-deoxy-7-phosphoheptulonate synthase, with the protein MLIILKHGAGSAEIESVVQEVQRVGYRAHVSEGEHTTLIGAIGKGPTPELIEHFRALSAVQDVIPISKPYKLASLEVSPKPTVLRFPTGATGGGEVMIAAGPCGVESLEQTLTAARYVKKHGAQMLRGGAFKPRTSPYSFQGMGQEGLEILAQARRETGLPIVTEVVSPEQVDLVAAYADVLQIGARNAQNFALLQAAGQSGRAVLLKRGMSMTLEEFLMSAEYVLAQGNMKVILVERGIRTFEKSTRFTLDVSAVPVLKSWTHLPVWIDPSHAAGKRDWVAALALAGLAAGADGLIVETHPEPEKAQSDAAQQLTEAQFADMMGKVKALLPALGRRLARELEPA; encoded by the coding sequence ATGCTGATCATTTTGAAACATGGCGCAGGTTCGGCAGAGATCGAGTCGGTGGTGCAGGAAGTACAGCGGGTCGGCTACCGGGCGCATGTGTCCGAGGGCGAGCACACCACCCTGATTGGGGCCATTGGTAAAGGCCCCACTCCAGAGCTAATCGAACATTTCCGGGCGCTTTCTGCTGTGCAGGACGTAATTCCCATTTCCAAGCCCTATAAACTGGCCTCGCTCGAGGTCTCCCCCAAACCCACCGTGTTGCGCTTTCCTACCGGCGCTACCGGCGGGGGCGAGGTGATGATTGCAGCGGGGCCCTGCGGGGTGGAAAGCCTGGAGCAGACCCTTACGGCGGCCCGCTATGTCAAAAAGCACGGCGCGCAGATGCTGCGGGGCGGCGCCTTCAAACCCCGCACCTCGCCTTATAGCTTCCAGGGCATGGGCCAGGAAGGGCTCGAGATACTGGCCCAGGCCCGCCGCGAGACCGGCCTTCCCATCGTGACCGAGGTGGTCTCGCCCGAACAGGTAGACCTGGTAGCGGCCTACGCCGATGTGCTGCAAATCGGAGCCCGCAACGCGCAAAATTTCGCCCTGCTGCAAGCGGCAGGGCAGTCGGGCCGGGCTGTACTGCTCAAGCGGGGCATGAGCATGACCCTGGAGGAGTTCTTGATGTCGGCGGAGTATGTGCTGGCCCAGGGCAATATGAAGGTAATTCTAGTAGAACGGGGTATCCGCACCTTCGAAAAGTCCACCCGCTTCACCCTGGATGTCTCGGCGGTACCGGTGCTCAAGAGCTGGACGCACCTCCCGGTCTGGATAGACCCCTCGCACGCCGCCGGCAAGCGCGACTGGGTGGCGGCGCTGGCCTTGGCGGGCCTGGCCGCCGGGGCGGATGGCCTGATTGTGGAGACCCACCCCGAACCTGAAAAGGCCCAGTCAGACGCCGCTCAGCAGCTAACCGAGGCCCAGTTTGCCGATATGATGGGCAAGGTCAAGGCCCTCCTGCCCGCACTGGGCCGCAGGCTGGCCCGGGAACTCGAGCCCGCTTGA
- a CDS encoding prephenate dehydrogenase/arogenate dehydrogenase family protein, which produces MKPLFSKVGIFGIGLLGGSVALGLRERFLAEEIHAYDPDPGALEDALALQVVDRVHTSLGDWIGALDLGVLAAPVGVLVNEGQKLARFASSHTVWMDVGSVKRPVVEALTGLLPNFVGSHPMAGSEKAGVEAAHAGLLQNAVWVITPTSSTPTHALNTVRTLVQNLGAYPLEVAPTLHDRLVARISHLPYLLAVGLNRLVAQDPHQDLLMFLAAGGFRDLTRVASGSPRMSRDMVVTNKEALREAIEDLRAVMLELENLLEAPEELLEVAQEAKRTRDSLPIVKRSLLPVMNELVVQVPDKPGQIAAVSTALGNAGVNIKNFEVLAIRDEGGAIRMGFATPEEREQARQILEGIGYRVR; this is translated from the coding sequence ATGAAGCCCCTCTTTAGCAAAGTCGGCATTTTTGGGATTGGCCTCCTGGGCGGCAGTGTGGCCCTGGGCCTGCGCGAGCGCTTTCTGGCCGAGGAGATTCACGCCTACGACCCCGACCCAGGGGCGCTCGAGGATGCCCTGGCCCTGCAGGTAGTGGACAGGGTACACACCTCGCTGGGTGACTGGATTGGGGCGCTAGACCTGGGGGTGCTGGCCGCTCCGGTAGGGGTGCTGGTGAACGAAGGCCAGAAACTCGCGCGGTTCGCCAGCAGCCATACGGTCTGGATGGATGTGGGCAGCGTCAAACGCCCGGTAGTGGAGGCCCTCACGGGGCTGTTGCCCAACTTTGTGGGCTCACACCCCATGGCGGGCAGCGAGAAAGCCGGTGTCGAGGCCGCCCATGCGGGTTTGCTCCAGAATGCGGTCTGGGTTATTACCCCCACCTCGAGCACACCCACCCACGCCCTAAACACCGTCCGGACGCTGGTACAGAACCTGGGTGCCTATCCCCTCGAGGTTGCACCTACACTGCACGACCGACTGGTAGCCCGTATCTCGCATCTCCCCTATCTGCTGGCGGTGGGCCTGAACCGGCTGGTAGCCCAAGACCCCCACCAAGACCTGCTGATGTTTTTGGCCGCCGGAGGCTTTCGGGATCTGACCCGGGTGGCCTCGGGCTCCCCCCGCATGAGCCGCGATATGGTGGTGACCAACAAAGAGGCCCTGCGCGAAGCCATCGAAGACCTGCGGGCGGTGATGCTGGAGCTCGAAAACCTGCTCGAGGCCCCCGAAGAGCTGCTCGAGGTAGCCCAGGAAGCCAAGCGCACCCGCGATTCGCTGCCCATCGTCAAGCGTAGCTTGTTACCGGTCATGAACGAGCTGGTGGTGCAGGTGCCCGACAAGCCGGGTCAGATTGCCGCGGTTTCTACCGCACTGGGCAACGCCGGGGTGAACATCAAAAACTTCGAGGTGCTGGCCATCCGCGACGAGGGCGGGGCCATTCGGATGGGCTTTGCCACCCCCGAGGAGCGCGAGCAGGCCCGGCAAATTCTGGAGGGCATCGGCTACCGGGTGCGCTGA
- a CDS encoding DUF1648 domain-containing protein, which produces MKPFSYWAVVWAGLVILWGFAALLYASLPEHIPGHFGLGGAVTRWDPKSTFWLLPLAASLVVLLTYFLLHLALKNRDFLNLPHKAIFEALPLNKQEKVLQHLDHRMAGLSFITLLLFGQLQYEVYRVAAGQAQKQGLGIWVLLLGLGLYVVWMLLDLGRAVQREAQRTR; this is translated from the coding sequence ATGAAGCCTTTCTCCTACTGGGCTGTGGTCTGGGCGGGGTTGGTGATTTTGTGGGGATTTGCAGCTTTGCTTTATGCTTCTCTACCCGAACATATTCCGGGGCATTTTGGCCTGGGTGGTGCGGTAACCCGTTGGGATCCAAAAAGCACCTTTTGGCTTCTCCCTTTGGCGGCCAGTTTGGTGGTTTTGCTCACTTATTTTCTTCTACACCTGGCGCTCAAGAACCGCGATTTCCTTAACCTTCCGCATAAAGCCATCTTTGAAGCCCTCCCTTTGAATAAACAAGAAAAGGTACTGCAACACCTTGACCATCGGATGGCCGGACTCTCGTTCATCACCTTGTTGCTCTTCGGCCAGCTTCAGTACGAGGTGTACCGGGTGGCAGCGGGCCAGGCTCAGAAACAGGGCCTGGGTATCTGGGTGCTGCTGCTGGGTTTGGGGCTGTACGTGGTGTGGATGCTGCTGGATCTGGGGCGTGCGGTTCAGCGCGAAGCTCAGCGCACCCGGTAG
- a CDS encoding metallophosphoesterase, translating into MIFGYTFTIQHYQRPLRGLQRPLRIAHLSDLHIGFFIRQGSVRRWVEATLAQKPDLIVITGDLTDSDQKPLVLPTLSELAQLKAPLGTWAVWGNHDYRFSGYRPKYPAQRGLSRSKANPPRVPMLPPVELEHHLTQLGVGFLHNRGVQLREDLYLAGVEDWWHGEPDVEQALAGHTGASACLLICHNPDYLYQVPKSVDLTLCGHTHGGQVVLPWYGPAFTSSVYGQQFAAGWVDHPVPAFISRGLGLSTAPIRVACPAELVIHHLTPP; encoded by the coding sequence GTGATCTTCGGTTACACTTTTACCATTCAGCACTACCAGCGGCCCTTGCGGGGTTTGCAGCGCCCTTTGCGAATAGCGCACCTCTCCGACCTGCACATCGGATTTTTCATCCGCCAGGGCTCGGTGCGGCGTTGGGTGGAGGCCACTTTGGCCCAAAAGCCCGACCTGATCGTGATTACCGGCGACCTCACCGATTCGGATCAAAAGCCCTTGGTCTTGCCCACCCTATCCGAACTTGCCCAACTAAAAGCCCCTTTGGGCACCTGGGCGGTCTGGGGCAACCACGATTACCGCTTTAGTGGCTACCGGCCCAAGTACCCCGCGCAAAGGGGTTTATCGCGCTCCAAGGCAAACCCGCCCCGGGTGCCGATGCTACCGCCTGTGGAACTAGAGCACCACCTCACCCAATTGGGCGTTGGCTTTTTACACAACCGGGGGGTTCAACTCCGGGAAGACCTGTATCTGGCCGGTGTGGAAGACTGGTGGCACGGCGAACCCGATGTGGAACAGGCTTTGGCTGGTCACACCGGTGCTTCGGCCTGCTTGCTCATCTGCCACAACCCGGACTATCTGTATCAGGTGCCCAAGTCCGTAGACCTTACTCTGTGCGGCCACACCCACGGGGGGCAGGTGGTGCTGCCCTGGTACGGCCCAGCCTTTACTTCTTCGGTCTACGGCCAGCAGTTTGCCGCCGGCTGGGTAGACCACCCCGTTCCGGCGTTTATCTCGAGGGGTCTGGGTTTGTCCACCGCTCCCATACGGGTGGCCTGCCCCGCCGAACTGGTGATACATCATTTGACACCACCATGA
- a CDS encoding metallophosphoesterase, with protein MLTRRRFLVLAAMGFAAGTGGLAVGCTYQFEVNRQRRVLPGLDRPLRVVQLSDLHYGPWVHAASIRAWVRAANAEKPDLTVITGDLIESGLRLVWLKELYHAATPDLEPLLQALGALRAPLGVYAIWGNHDNGLPAVKRYLGQRLPKYGIEVLANQGLFVRDDLYLSGVDDYWAEEADPKVSLTGYRKGRASLALAHNPDFWDYYHGLPVNLVLSGHTHGGQVYLPGIGAPWTPSRYKQRYLGGWYWAGRGPAKAPITGFVSRGLGTTVLPLRISAPAELVVFDFVPEG; from the coding sequence ATGCTTACCCGACGGCGTTTCCTGGTGCTGGCCGCGATGGGTTTTGCGGCGGGAACTGGAGGGCTGGCCGTGGGGTGCACCTATCAGTTTGAGGTGAACCGTCAACGGCGGGTGCTGCCTGGCCTTGACCGGCCTTTGCGGGTGGTGCAGCTAAGCGATCTCCACTATGGCCCTTGGGTGCATGCGGCCTCGATTCGGGCCTGGGTGCGGGCGGCCAACGCCGAAAAACCCGATCTAACCGTGATTACCGGCGATCTCATCGAGTCGGGCTTGCGCCTGGTCTGGCTCAAGGAGCTCTACCACGCTGCCACCCCCGACCTCGAGCCCCTGCTACAGGCGCTGGGTGCGCTGCGGGCGCCGCTGGGGGTCTACGCTATCTGGGGCAACCACGACAACGGTCTGCCGGCCGTCAAGCGCTATCTGGGGCAACGGCTGCCCAAATACGGTATTGAGGTGCTGGCCAACCAGGGCCTATTTGTGCGGGACGACCTCTACCTGAGCGGGGTAGACGACTACTGGGCCGAGGAAGCCGACCCCAAAGTTTCCCTGACCGGCTACCGCAAAGGCAGGGCCAGCCTGGCCTTGGCCCACAACCCCGACTTTTGGGATTACTACCACGGTCTGCCGGTAAACCTGGTTTTGAGCGGGCATACCCATGGGGGACAGGTCTATCTGCCTGGCATTGGGGCCCCCTGGACACCCTCGAGGTATAAGCAGCGCTACCTGGGCGGCTGGTACTGGGCAGGCCGGGGCCCTGCCAAGGCCCCCATCACCGGCTTTGTCTCGCGCGGCCTGGGCACCACGGTGTTGCCCCTGCGGATTAGCGCGCCGGCCGAGCTGGTGGTGTTTGACTTTGTGCCTGAAGGCTGA